DNA from Hwangdonia lutea:
GAACAAGCAAAAAAAATAATCGGGCAATTTCAAAAGCAAATCGAAGTTATTCGCGCTTATTTTCATACCGAAGAGGAAACGATTTATCAAGAATCCGGTATGTTTAAAATAAAGTCTGATCTATTGTTTGAAGAACCTCAAATTCAAAATATAATTAAAGAAAGCAACGCCAGAATCGTAACGGTAAACAAAGCCTTTTTTGTACTTGAAAAATCTGGAAGACGTCAAGAAATTGAGCTGTTACGGCGCGAATTAAACGCGTTTGGTATTATGCAATTTGTGCGTTCTGGCCGCATTGCTGTTACAAAAGAAGAAATGAAAATAACTGAAATGCTTAAAGCATTCAATAACCAATAATTAACAATAAAATTAAAAATGGGAAATTATTTTAACACCCTTTCATTAAGAGACAAATTAAGCCAATTGGCAAAATGTAGATTTATGGATTCTTCAGAGTTTGAAGATGGTGTAAATGCGTTAAAAGGCAAGAAAATAGTAATTGTAGGCTGTGGTGCTCAAGGCTTAAACCAAGGTTTAAACATGCGGGATTCCGGATTGGATATTTCGTATGCCTTACGCGATGCTGCCATTGCAGAAAAACGTGCCTCCTTTGTAAATGCCTCAGAAAACGGCTTTACAGTGGGTACTTATCAAGAGTTAATTCCAACTGCAGATTTGGTGCTAAACTTAACCCCAGATAAGCAGCATACCAATGTGGTAAACACGGTAATGCCATTAATGAAACAAGGGGCGACATTATCGTATTCTCACGGTTTTAATATTGTTGAAGAAGGCATGGAAATCCGTGAAGACCTTACCGTAATTATGGTGGCACCAAAATGCCCAGGTACCGAGGTGAGAGAAGAATATAAAAGAGGATTTGGCGTACCAACTTTAATTGCGGTACACGAAGAAAACGATCCGGAAGGAAAAGGTTGGGCACAGGCAAAAGCTTACGCCGTGGCAACGGGAGGCGATAGAGCAGGTGTATTGGCATCGTCTTTTATTGCTGAGGTTAAGTCTGATTTAATGGGTGAGCAAACCATTTTATGTGGTTTGTTACAAACCGGTTCAATCCTTTGTTTTGATAAAATGATTGAAAAAGGTATTGATGCTGGTTATGCTTCAAAACTCATCCAATACGGTTGGGAAACCATTACCGAAGGTCTTAAGTATGGTGGTATTACCAATATGATGGACCGACTTTCAAATCCAGCAAAAATTAAGGCTTTTGAATTATCAGAAGAGTTAAAAGATATTATGCGTCCGTTGTTCCAAAAACACATGGACGATATTATTGAAGGTCGTTTCTCTGCAGGTATGATGGCTGATTGGGCTAACGATGATAAAGATTTATTAGGATGGCGAGCTGAAACTGCTGAAACCGCTTTTGAAAAAACACCGGCGAGTGATGTTGAGATTTCAGAGCAAGAATACTATGATAATGGTGTGTTAATGGTGGCTATGGTAAGGGCTGGCGTTGAATTGGCTTTTGAGGCTATGACAGAGTCTGGAATTATCGATGCTTCTGCTTACTACGAGTCGCTGCACGAAACGCCGCTTATAGCAAACACTATTGCAAGAAAGAAATTATATGAAATGAATAGTGTAATATCTGATACTGCAGAGTACGGTTGTTATTTGTTCGATCATGCTTGTAAGCCTTTATTAGCAGATTTTATGAAGAAAATCGATACCGATGTTATTGGCAAAACCTATGCTGCCGATAATGGCGAAGGTGTTGACAATGCCCGATTAATTGAAGTTAATGCGGCTTTAAGAAATCACCCTGTTGAAAAAGTAGGTGAGTTTTTAAGAGCCTCAATGACGGCTATGAAGCCCATAGTTTAATATGAAAATTTATCCCTCAAGATTTCAAAAAACCTTGTAGGTATTTTTAAAACACATTTAATGAATAAGGAGAAAACCACATATTTTCCTAATCTTAGTGATATAAAGCAAGCTGCCGATACCATAAAAAACGTATCGGCAGTTACGCCTTTAAGCCTTAGTTTTAGATATTCCGATACGCACAATGCCCAAGTTTATTTTAAACGCGAAGATTTACAACAAGTCCGATCGTATAAAATTAGAGGAGCTTATAATAAAATAAGTGCTTTGTCTAAAGCGGAAGCCGAAAAAGGTGTGGTATGTGCCAGCGCCGGAAATCATGCTCAGGGCGTTGCGCTATCTTGTAAACTATTAAAAATTAAGGGCACTATTTTTATGCCTGCACCAACGCCAAAACAAAAAGTAGAACAGGTAAAAATGTTTGGTGGTCCCTATGTTTCTATTGTTTTGGAAGGAGATACCTTTGACGATGCAAATCAATTAGCTATTGCCGAATGCGACCAATTGCACAAAACATTTATTCATCCTTTTAATGATAAAAAAGTTATTGAAGGACAGGCCACAATAGCTCTTGAAATTTTAGAACAAGCTACAGCGCCTATCGATTATGTGTTTATAGCCGTTGGCGGCGGCGGATTAGCTGCAGGTTTATCGACGGTTTTTAAGCAACTGTCTCCAAAAACCAAAATAATTGGTGTCGAGCCTGAAGGAGCGCCATCGATGTCGGTTTCAATAAAAAACAATAAAAACACGACTTTAAAAAGTATTGAAAAATTTATTGACGGTGCTGCGGTTAAACGTGTTGGCGATTTAACATTCCCAATATGTAAGCAGAATCTCGATGCTATGATTAGCATTCCCGAAGGTAAAGTTTGTCAGACTATTTTAGATTTGTACAACCGAGACGCTATTGTAGTGGAGCCTGCGGGTGCTTTAAGTATATCGGCGTTGGATTTTTATGCCGAAGAAATTAAAGGAAAGCATGTAGTTTGTGTGGTAAGTGGAAGCAATAACGATATTACAAGAACTTCAGAAATTAAAGAACGTGCTTTGCTTTATGCCAATTTAAAGCATTATTTTATTATTAAATTTCCGCAGCGTGCTGGGGCGCTAAAAGAATTTGTAGTTGATATTTTGGGCGAAAACGACGACATCACCTATTTTCAATATGCTAAAAAAACCAATCGTGAAAACGGGTCGGCCGTGGTTGGGATTGAGTTAAAATCGTCATCAGATTTAGAGCCTTTAATCACTAAAATGAAAGCGCAAAATTTTTATGGTGATTACTTAAATAACAAACCCGATTTGTTTCAGTTTTTGGTGTAACTGTTCCTTTACAATTAATCAATATTTTAATTCGAGTAATTCCTTTTCGCTAAAAGTGCCACCATCCTTTGGTTTTGTTTCTCGTAATGATTTTATTTTTTCAATACTAATGTTTTTGGACGTTCTGGAAAAAGCATTGTTCAAGTAACTAATAATATCTTGTAGATCTTTATCGGTGAATTCTGGGTTTCCAGCCAAACCAGGCATGGTTGTATTTAAATCGTACAACTTGCCGTTAACATGGATTGGCCCCGACAAACCATGCAAAATAATTAAGGCTAGCCTTTCGGTCGATCCTGATACGTATTCTGAATTTTTTAAGGGCGGTGCAAGCCCATCAACACCGTCACCATTTATTCCATGGCACGCCGCACATGTTTTTTTATACAGTTTGTATCCAGCAGTACGAGCATCGGTACCCACGGTTGTTTCAGTAAAAATAGCATGCTTTAAATCTTTGCTTTTATTGTTTAATGTTTGAGCTAATAACTCAGATAAAATGGTGTCGGAAGTATCTTTTTTAATGGTATTTAGATAAACCAAAAAGTCCTCCTCAACACCTCTTAAACTATTTATGATGCCCTCTTGATACGCTTTTTCGGCTTCGTGCTTTTGTGATAATTCCAAAATCAAAGGAAAAAATGTTTCGGTTGAAAACGGTATCCATGCTCCTAAAGTGTTGGCTATATACAAATCGATTTCCGTATCGTTTTTTTGAAGCAAATGGCTTATTATTTTTTCAGTTGAATTCAAGTGGTCTGCGGAAGCAAATTGCTCTATCAATGTTAAAGCGTGACTTATAACGTTGCTTCTGCTGTCTGAATATAGTATGTTTTCCAGTACATTATAATCAAGAGCTTGCATCCCATTTAAAGCATGCATGGCATGTATTTGGGCTATGGGATTCGCTTCATCAGCAATTATCTCCTTTAAAAGAGGTATTGTAGATTTGTCTTTTTTAAAAACAAGTAATTGTTGTGCGCGGTCTCTTAGCCAACCATTGGGGCTTTTAAGTAAATCTACTAATGCTTTAGTTTTTAAATCTTCAATTTTAACGGTTTCTTGGAAAGTGCTATTTTCATGGCTTACTTTTAATATGCGGCCCATGCCTATAATGGTATCAAGCTTTTTATCGGCATAATGCTTTTGTAAATACGGGGTTAAAAAAGCTTTGTCCTGTATGATTCCGCGGTGCATATCTACGATATACATGTTTCCATCGGGTCCGTTGAACAGATTTACGGGACGAAATCCTTCATCTGTAGATGCAATAAATTCTTTCTCTGGAATGGCTTGTTTAGCGGTCATTTTGTTGTAAGAAAAGCTTAAAACATGGCGTTTAACCAAATTAGCCTCAGGAGCACACACAAAGGCATTTTCAGTATAGCTTTCCGGGAATTGACCACCTCGATAAACCAATGGCCCGCAGGCCGAGGTAACATTAACCAGAATACTATCTTTATCTAAAACACCTTTTTGATAACCTCGGTTCACAGAAGTTGCATGTAGAGGATATACACGCTGGTCTGGGGTTAGGGTTTTGTTTAGCGTTGCAGTTGGTTTGTAATAAGGGTTTTTAATAACTGTATTTGGCAAAACATAATCGCCAATTAATTGGGTGGAGTTATTGTTGTAGTACAGCCTTCCAAAATTATCTTTGGTTATGCCCCATTGCCCTCGAAACGATGTGGGTTCTTTAATCCACTTCCCATTTTTCATTTGATAGCGAAAATTCGATTTGGCATTATAAATCCAATTATCAATATGCATCATTAATCCATTGGGTTGATGCTCAACATTTCCGCCGTCGGCGTATAAAGAATCCACTAAAACCTTGTTTACAGGCATGTCGTCTTCAATATTTACAAAATACAAATTTGGAGGTTCGGCATACAATAAACCGCCATACACATGGGCGATTGCCCTTGGAAGTATGAGCCCGTCAATAAACACCTTTGAGTGATCGGTGATGCCATCGTGGTCTAAATCTTCTAAAATCGAAATAGTGCCGTTGGGCATGTCGGCGCCACTATCTTCTAAATTCTGCATATAGCCTTTCATTTCAACCACCCACATTCTGCCTTTGTTGTCAAAATCCATGGCTACGGGAGCTTCAATAAAAGGTTCTGAGGCTACAACATCTAAATTAAAACCGGATTCAATATGGTAATTGTCTAGTGAAATTAAAGGCTCATCATACGAAACGGTGTTGCATCCTGTTGCAATTATCGCCAGTGCTAAAGTTGTTAAGATTCTTGAAAGCGGTTTTTTATTTCTCAAAAATTAAAAGATTTTTATTTGTAAATGTGTTATCGAAAAGCTAAAATTCTCTGATTTTTATACTTCTAAAGTGTACGGTATCGCCATGGTCTTGTAATAAAATATGACCGCTTTGCCATTGTCCAAATGCTGGCCAGCCTTTGAATTTACTATAAGCCACAAGTGCTTTGAATATTTGCGAATGCCTATCGTATTCAATCACCTTTTCATTATTTAACCAATGCTCTACGTGCGAACCTTTCACGATAATTCTCGCTTTGTTCCAGTTGCCAACGCCTTTAAAAGTTTTGTTTCTTCCCGGTATCGAAAGGTTTTCTGCTTTAATCAAATCGTAAAGCGACCCCAGGGTTCGGTTTCCATTTGTGCCTGCTTTTGCATCGGGATGGTTTTTATCATCTAAAATTTGAAATTCACATCCAATGGTTAATCCCGTATTTTTATTTAATGGGGTGTTGACAAAATATTTAATGCCACTATTTGCGCCTTTGGTAATTTTGAATTCAAGTTCTAACTCAAAGCTACTGAATTGTTTTTCTGTAACAAGGTCTCTGGGACCTGTTGATTCGTTGCCATCTGTGGCCAAAATAGTTAGTTCACCATTTTTGATTTCCCATCCAGATTCTGGAAAATGATCTTGTTTTGCTCCGCGCCAGCCTTTACCGGTCTTACCATCCCAAAGTAAACGCCAACCTTTATCTTTCTCATTTTGGGTAAGCGTATTTACCAAATAACTCATTTCTTTAACGTCAGGGTTGGCTGGCCATCGTGCCTCATTTAAGTTATCTGTTTTAATTCTAATATTCCGCCATTTAATTTCTTTTCCAGCAAGATTTTCATTGGAACCAATGCCGTGAACTTGCAATGCAATAAAGCCCGATGGTGTTAAATCGTCAACTAAGTTTGAACATGGCACACCATTTATCCAAGTTTTAATGGAGTTGCCAATGGCCTCAATTCTACAGCGATTCCATACCCCATTTTTAAAAGCCTTTCTGCCTTTTGGGTTTAAAGATAATGGGTACAACCAGGCTCTTCGACCTTCATCATAAATACCGCCACTAAAAGCACGATCGCTAGGGTCTAACTCAAATTGATAGCCATGAACCCTTCCGTTGTTATAAGCCTTAAAACTATTGGACCTAAACTGTACTCCAGAATTGATTGATGGATCGACTAACACCTCAAATTCCAAAATAAAATCGTCATATTTTTTTTCAGTAGCTAAAAAACTGTTTGGGATGTTAGTTTTGGTAGTGCCAATTATTTCTCCGTTTTCAACCCTATATTTTGCGGTACCGTTTAGTTGTTTCCAACCTGTTAAATCTTTACCATTAAAAAGGTCTATCCATTCGTTGTTTGAAACTTGCGCGTCAGCTTCATTGTTGCTAAAGCATAAGGTTAAAGCACAAATTAAAGCGTATAATCTAAAGGTTTTAAAATTCACGATAATTTCCATCTAAATATTGATTGGCTTTTTCCTCAGAAAATTTTGCTTTTTCGCTATCCCAATGCAATGTTTCATTAGGAAAACGACCTGCAATAACTCCCAAAAGAATCGTTTCTGTTAATTTCGATGCATAAGAAAAAGGCGCTGTACATTCATCTTTACCTAGGCAGGCATCAACAAACTGATGATAATGTTTTGGGCCTTCAGAAGCGTAATTACGTATGGGTTTGCCCATGTTATTTGCTTTTTCAACCGCTTCAATTTCTGCGGATATGTCAACATATTTCCCATCTACAATTTTTTGTGGTAACTGCATAAAATGAGGTAAAAGTAAGCGGCCTTTTTCGCCAACAAACATGGCGCCCTGTTCTGGTAAAACACCTTTGGAAGCGACTTTGGTTTCAAGCGACATTTTATCTTCTAAATTTTCGTCTTTTGTTTCTGAAGAAGTTTCTTTTTTTGCACCGGGCAATAGTAAATCTTCATGATCTTTTGGAGCTCCGGGGCCATCGTACCAAATCCATTTTAAGGTTTCGGCAGTATGTTTTGTTTGAGGAAACTCATATGTTACTATATTGTTTTCCGGGAAACCAAATCCGTTAGGTTCACGGCATTCGTTTTTTATGGTTTTAGGGACGTCAAGCTCAAGAGCGTTGTACGGTGTATCAAAAATATGAACACCCATATCGCCTAAAGTACCACAGCCGTAATCCATTAATTTACGCCAATTTCCGGGGTGATAAACGTCTTTTTTGTAAGGGCGCTTAGCCGATGTTCCTAGCCATAAATTCCAATCTAAAGTTTCGGGTATGGGGTCGCTACCTTCTGGGGCAGCACCGTCGTAACCCCAATTTTTTGGTGACCAAGCATGTACGGTATGCACTTTTCCTATAATTCCGGATTGGATTAATAAAGTCGCCAACTTATAATCATAGAATGAATGCACTTGAATACCCATTTGTGTTACCAAGTTTTTCTCTTTAGCAAGTTTGCTCATGGCACGGGCTTCGGAGACGTGGTGTGTTAGTGGTTTTTGGCAATACACGGCTTTATTCATATTCATGGCAAGCATAGAAGCTGGAGCGTGCGTGTGGTCTGGGGTTGAAACAACTACCGCATCAATCTCATCGCTCATCTCCTTTAGCATGATTCTGTAATCAGAATATGTTTTTGCATTCGGGAAAAGCTTTTTAGCTTGGTTGAGATAATTTGAATCCACATCACATAATGCTGTAACATCAACTAAAGGATGCGATGCCGTGTCCTTAAGGTCGGCTAATCCCATGTTGCCAACACCAATATGGGCAGTTCTTAGACGGCCATTTTTAGTTTTGGCAGCACTCATTAATAACGAAGGTGCAATGGCTAAACCTGCAACCCCTAATCCGCTTTTTTTTAAAAAGTCTCTTTTGTTCATGTGATGTGTTTTTATAGTTTTTTTATTTTAATATTTCTAAACCAAATAGGACTTGAATGGTCTTGAAGCCCAATAAAGCCTGTTTTATAAATGCCATAATTAGGGCTGTTTTTCCATTTATCAGAATTCTTTTTTTCCTCCCAAGCTTCATCCCATGGGACAAACGACAATAATTTTTTTCCGTTTAACCAATGCTCTACGTTTTCTGGGGTAAATATGATTTTTGAAGTATTCCATTCACCTATAGGGTGTAATATTTTTTGCGATTGGTCTGCAGGGTGCATGGCATAATCCGATCCGGTTCTTTGCAAAGGTTTCAGCTCGCCTGGGTTTTCGGTATAGCCTAAACTTTTATTATAGGCTGTAAGATCGTGTATATCGGCATAGCCTAAGTCGTCAATTAATTGATATTCGGGTGCAATTTCGGGAATGCTACCGTGACCTTCTTTTACATGATAAAAAATACCGCTGTTACCACCTTTTGGTAGCTTCCATTCTACGTGAAGTTCAAAATTATCAAACTCTTCGGCAGCGTAAATAATATCCTTTCCGCCTGTGTAATTTTGTTCTAAGCCCAATTCTGTATCAAAGGTTAACACATTGTCTTTTATAGTCCAACCCGGAGGTAAGGCATCGCCGTTGTAGGCGCGCCATCCATCTAAACTAGAGCCATCAAAAAGATAAATCCATTCGTTGTTTACAGTATTGTTTTCTTCTAATTTTTCACTTTTCTTCTCTCCTTTACAAGCTAGAATTACGAGTGCGATAGATAATGCTAAAATTGCTTTTTTCATGTTTTATAAAAATTTTAGGTAAATATAGTATTAATTTGAATTACTCCATAGTAAGTACCAAATCATCTTGTTTTACCATAGTGCCCGAATTTAAAGTAATCGATTTTATTTTACCTGCATGAGATGCTACAATAGTGGTTTCCATTTTCATGGCTTCAATAATAAATAGCGGTTCGTTCTCTTTAACTTCCTGACCTCGTTTGACCAAAACTTTATATAACGAACCTTGTAAAGGCGCACCTATTTCATTCGCATTTTCAGGATCAACCTTTCTATTTTCCTGCTTTTTTATGTTTAGTTTATTGTCGCGAACTTCAACATATCTGTTTTCCCCATTCACCCTAAAAAACACGAGTCTGATGCCATCTTCATTGGGTTCACTTACTGAAAGTAGTTTTACAATAAGGGTTTTACCAGGTTGTAGCGTAACCAATATTTCTTCGCCGCTCGTTAAGCCATAAAAGAAGCTTTTAGTTGGGAGTCGGCTTAAGCTGCCGTAACGTTTGTATTTGTTATGTGCTTCTTCAAAAACCTTGGGGTATAAACAGTACGACAAAAAGTCTTCAAATTCGATGGGTCTTGTAAACCCTTTTTGGAATTTTTTTGCAAATGCTTTAAATTCCGTGTCAAAATCTATGGGTTTTAAATGGGCGTTAGGTCTGTCTTTATAAGGTTTTTTGTCTTTTAGAATAATCTTCTGAAGTTTTTTAGGAAAGCCACCAACAGGTTGCCCTAAATCGCCTTTAAAGAAATTTATAACAGATTCTGGAAACGAAATTTCATGCCCGCGCTCCATAACTTCTTCGGGGGTTAAATTGTTTGTTACCATAAAAATCGCCATGTCACCAACCACTTTAGAGCTAGGGGTGACTTTTATTAAATCGCCAAACAAGGTATTTACCTCCCCGTACATTTTCTTAACATCATCAAAGCGGTCTGCTAATCCTAAAGCAGTTGCTTGCGGACGTAAGTTTGAATATTGCCCGCCAGGGATTTCATGTTGAAAAACCTCGGCAGTTCCAGACTTTAAACCAGATTCAAACGGATAGTAAAGTTCACGAGTGTCTTCCCAGAAATTTGAAAATTGATTAAGTGTACCCATGTCAAAATGATGGGCTCGTTTTTCATATGTCATCATTTCAACAATGGCATTAAAATTGGGTTGCGAGGTTAACCCCGATAGTCCACCCAGGGCTACGTCAACCACATCCACGCCCGCTTCAATGGCCTTTAAATAGGTGGCTGTTTGTAAAGATGAGGTGTCGTGGGTATGTAATTGAATGGGCAAATTAACGGTGTCTTTTAAAGCGGCGACCAATTCTGTTACGGCATAAGGTTTTAGTAGGCCCGCCATATCTTTAATGGCAATCATGTGGGCACCTGCATTTTCTAAATCTTTGGCGAGTTGTGTATAATATTTTAAGTTGTATTTGGTTTGTTTGGGGTTTAAAATATCGCCTGTATAACTTATCGCTGCTTGAGCAATACCGTCTGTTTTTTTGCGCACGTAAGAAATACTAGGTTCCATAGCGGTAACCCAATTGAGTGAATCGAAAATCCTAAAAACATCAACGCCATTGCCCCATGCCATTTCTACAAAAGCTTCAATTAAATTGTCCGGATATGCTTTGTAACCCACGCCATTTGAACCGCGAAGTAGCATTTGCAATAAAATGTTTGGCGCCGCGGCACGAAGTTCTCTTAATCGACCCCACGGATTTTCGTGTAAAAACCGTAAGCACACATCAAAAGTGGCGCCTCCCCAAACTTCCATACTAAAGGTGTTTGGATGGTTTTTGGCAAAACTTTCGGTCACCTTCAACATATCGTAAGTTCGCATTCTAGTTGCCAATAACGATTGGTGCGCATCGCGCATGGTGGTATCGGTATAATGGATTTTAGTGTCGTTTTTTAACCAGGCGCAAAATTTTTCGGGGCCCAATTCGGTCAACAAATTTTTGGTGCCTTTTGGGTATGCATCAATGTGATTAAATTTTGGCACTTTGGGGTCTCTAAACACTTTTGATGCATCGGTAAATTTTACATCGGGGTTTCCGTTTACCGTAACATCGCCTAAATATTGAGTGATTTTGGTGGTGCGATCTTGCGGTAATTTTATTTTAAATAATGATGGGGTGTTTTGAATAAAATTAACCGTAGCATTGCCTGCTTTAAAGGTTTGGTGCTGAATGACATTTTGAAGAAAATGAATGTTGGTTTTTACACCACGAATACGAAACTCCCTTAAAGCGCGTGTCATTTTTCTAACAGCACCATCTAAAGTTCTGCCCTGCGCTGAAACTTTAACCAACATAGAATCAAAAAATGGACTCACACTGTACGATTGATAAATACTTCCGGCATCTAAACGAATACCCATGCCCGAGGCGCTGCGATAGGTTGAAATAGTGCCGTAATCTGGAGTGAAATTATTTTCAGGATCCTCGGTTGTTAGTCGGCATTGCAAAGCAAAACCATTTGTAGATAAGCTGCCTTGGTCAAATATTTTAATTTGTTTGTCTGATAATTTATAGCCACCAGCCACAAATATTTGGGTTTTTACCAAATCGATGCCTGTTACCATTTCGGTAACCGTGTGTTCCACTTGTATTCGCGGGTTTACTTCAATAAAATAAATATTATAATTTTTGTCCAATAAGAATTCAACGGTGCCAATATTATTATAGCTAACTTCTTTGGCAATGGTAACGGCGTAATTGTAAAGCTCTTGTTTTACGTTTTCGGGCAACCCAAACGATGGCGCGACCTCAACCACTTTTTGATGACGGCGCTGTACCGAGCAATCACGCTCAAATAAATGGCGAATATTACCATGGTTATCAGCAACTATTTGAACTTCAATGTGTTTGGGGTCTTCAACATATTTTTCCAAAAACATGGTGTCATCACCAAAGGCGTTTAAGGCTTCGTTTTTTGCTGAATCAAAATGCTGCTCTAAATCTTCCGCAGTTCTTACAATACGCATACCGCGACCACCACCACCCGAAGCGGCTTTTAGCATTAAAGGGAAGCCAATGCTTTCTGCTTCAGACAAAGCGATTTTTAATGAGGATAACTTCTTTTTATTACTTTCAATAATAGGAACATGGCATTTTACTGCTATCTTTTTAGCCATAATTTTATCGCCCAAAGCATCCATAACTTCTGGTTTCGGACCAATAAAAACAATACCGTTTTCCGCACATTTCCTGGCAAATGTTGAGTTTTCAGATAAAAAACCATAACCCGGATGTATGGCATCTACATTTTTGGATTTTGCCAATCGGATGATGGCCTCAATATCCAAATACGGTTTTAAAGGCTGATTGTTTTCTCCAATTTGATACGATTCATCGGCTTTGTATCGATGTTGCGAGTAGCGGTCTTCGTAAGTGTAAATGGCAACGGTATCAATGTTTATTTCGCTACAAGCTCTTAAAACCCTAATGGCAATTTCACTTCTATTGGCAACTAATATTTTTTTAATTTTCATGGTTTGTTTTTACTGCGTATTTAATTTTATAAAAATATAGGTATTTATAATTAAATGCTATCCATTTTTGAATTAAACGAAGATTTTTGTTAAAAACACTGAATATCTTTCATTTTACATTTTTTGAAAAACCGTATTGCCATAAAAAAAACAGCCGAAAACGTTTGAGCCATAAATATTTTATTAACATGTAATTAAAGTGTTAAGAATATCGTATTTCTTCAAACAAACACCTGTTTTTAAAAGTCTTTAAGGTTAAAAATAAATACCTTAGCATT
Protein-coding regions in this window:
- a CDS encoding 3-keto-disaccharide hydrolase; translation: MKKAILALSIALVILACKGEKKSEKLEENNTVNNEWIYLFDGSSLDGWRAYNGDALPPGWTIKDNVLTFDTELGLEQNYTGGKDIIYAAEEFDNFELHVEWKLPKGGNSGIFYHVKEGHGSIPEIAPEYQLIDDLGYADIHDLTAYNKSLGYTENPGELKPLQRTGSDYAMHPADQSQKILHPIGEWNTSKIIFTPENVEHWLNGKKLLSFVPWDEAWEEKKNSDKWKNSPNYGIYKTGFIGLQDHSSPIWFRNIKIKKL
- a CDS encoding pyruvate carboxylase; the encoded protein is MKIKKILVANRSEIAIRVLRACSEINIDTVAIYTYEDRYSQHRYKADESYQIGENNQPLKPYLDIEAIIRLAKSKNVDAIHPGYGFLSENSTFARKCAENGIVFIGPKPEVMDALGDKIMAKKIAVKCHVPIIESNKKKLSSLKIALSEAESIGFPLMLKAASGGGGRGMRIVRTAEDLEQHFDSAKNEALNAFGDDTMFLEKYVEDPKHIEVQIVADNHGNIRHLFERDCSVQRRHQKVVEVAPSFGLPENVKQELYNYAVTIAKEVSYNNIGTVEFLLDKNYNIYFIEVNPRIQVEHTVTEMVTGIDLVKTQIFVAGGYKLSDKQIKIFDQGSLSTNGFALQCRLTTEDPENNFTPDYGTISTYRSASGMGIRLDAGSIYQSYSVSPFFDSMLVKVSAQGRTLDGAVRKMTRALREFRIRGVKTNIHFLQNVIQHQTFKAGNATVNFIQNTPSLFKIKLPQDRTTKITQYLGDVTVNGNPDVKFTDASKVFRDPKVPKFNHIDAYPKGTKNLLTELGPEKFCAWLKNDTKIHYTDTTMRDAHQSLLATRMRTYDMLKVTESFAKNHPNTFSMEVWGGATFDVCLRFLHENPWGRLRELRAAAPNILLQMLLRGSNGVGYKAYPDNLIEAFVEMAWGNGVDVFRIFDSLNWVTAMEPSISYVRKKTDGIAQAAISYTGDILNPKQTKYNLKYYTQLAKDLENAGAHMIAIKDMAGLLKPYAVTELVAALKDTVNLPIQLHTHDTSSLQTATYLKAIEAGVDVVDVALGGLSGLTSQPNFNAIVEMMTYEKRAHHFDMGTLNQFSNFWEDTRELYYPFESGLKSGTAEVFQHEIPGGQYSNLRPQATALGLADRFDDVKKMYGEVNTLFGDLIKVTPSSKVVGDMAIFMVTNNLTPEEVMERGHEISFPESVINFFKGDLGQPVGGFPKKLQKIILKDKKPYKDRPNAHLKPIDFDTEFKAFAKKFQKGFTRPIEFEDFLSYCLYPKVFEEAHNKYKRYGSLSRLPTKSFFYGLTSGEEILVTLQPGKTLIVKLLSVSEPNEDGIRLVFFRVNGENRYVEVRDNKLNIKKQENRKVDPENANEIGAPLQGSLYKVLVKRGQEVKENEPLFIIEAMKMETTIVASHAGKIKSITLNSGTMVKQDDLVLTME